From Vigna unguiculata cultivar IT97K-499-35 chromosome 5, ASM411807v1, whole genome shotgun sequence, the proteins below share one genomic window:
- the LOC114185138 gene encoding universal stress protein PHOS34 yields the protein MNPQSPDPPLPAFSPRFALMTGSQRKIAIAVDLSDESAYAVRWAVQNYLRPGDVVILLHVRPTSVLYGADWGSVDLSVAEEGGAGGDGGDEESRRKLEDDFDNFTSTKASDVAQPLVEAQIPFKIHIVKDHDMKERLCLEVERLGLSAVIMGSRGFGASKRAAKGRLGSVSDYCVHHCVCPVVVVRYPEENDNGSGNGNGGDVLVGEQAELPPVPEEEHEVYHDASDEHRDA from the exons ATGAATCCACAATCACCGGACCCTCCGCTTCCGGCGTTCTCCCCACGGTTCGCGCTCATGACGGGTTCGCAACGGAAAATCGCGATCGCGGTGGATCTGAGCGACGAGAGTGCTTACGCGGTGCGGTGGGCGGTTCAGAACTACCTCCGACCGGGCGACGTGGTGATCCTTCTGCACGTGCGTCCCACGAGCGTACTGTACGGCGCGGACTGGGGCTCGGTGGATCTGAGCGTGGCGGAGGAGGGCGGCGCTGGCGGCGACGGCGGCGACGAGGAGTCGCGGCGGAAGCTGGAGGACGACTTCGACAACTTTACGTCGACGAAGGCGAGCGACGTGGCGCAGCCGCTGGTGGAGGCGCAGATACCGTTCAAGATCCACATTGTGAAGGACCACGACATGAAGGAGAGGCTGTGTTTGGAAGTGGAGCGCCTCGGGCTCAGCGCCGTCATCATGGGAAGCCGCGGCTTCGGCGCATCCAAGCGAGCCGCCAAAGGAAGGCTCGGCAGTGTCAGCGATTACTGCGTGCACCATTGCGTGTGTCCCGTTGTGGTCGTGCGTTACCCCGAGGAGAACGACAACGGTAGTGGCAACGGTAACGGCGGCGATGTTCTGGTTGGGGAACAGGCGGAGCTTCCGCCTGTGCCTGAGGAGGAGCACGAGGTGTATCATGATGCTTCCGATGAGCACAGAG ATGCTTAA